Genomic DNA from Kluyveromyces lactis strain NRRL Y-1140 chromosome C complete sequence:
ATTTGGCACTGGGTACGATCTAAAGAGATCCTTACATTGAATAATCTTCAAATCGTTTATCTTGAATGGAGTATCGTCTGACTGTGCCGGTTTGGAAGTCAGATCATAAGTTCGTCTGAGCACACCGTCCACCAGAGATAAAGCACTGTTCAATGCCAATGGAAGTTCTACGGTCTCAGACGATAGAAGCAAGTCCATGATAATTGCGCTGAATAAATCTCCACTACCTGAGAAATGCGCATTGATCTTTGGTATATTGAAATACCAATATTCCGTAAAATCTGTACAAGCCGAAACAAAACTGTCATCATCCGCAGACGATGGCCAATTGACACTGGTGACAACCAAGTACCGCACTTTGGGATACAGAACATGGAATTTATTCAAGGCGTTCTTAAGCGAATTCAAATCTGCAATAACCGTGCCGGTCAAAACCTCCAATTCAAATTGGTTTGGCGTTGCCAGATACACGGACccatctttcaatatctgcttatatatatctaCCGTATCTTCGGGCACATACAACTTGCCATTATCCCCGAGCACAGGGTCCAAAATCCATTTTAAGCTGGGATCATCGTTACAGAGCTTTACCAAAAGTGCTCCAATCTTCTTAAGCCCCTGTGTATCCGGCAGATAACCCGTTAGTACTGCATCATAATGGATCTTTAATCCTGATAGCAGCCCATCTTGAATGATTCGTTCCAAATCCTCACTACGGGACTTGAACCCAGAAAGAAACCCGTAGGCTGGATGATTACTAAACTGAACCGTATTCAAAGCATCGACATCCCATCCTTTGCATTGTAACGGGAAAGTAGCAGCCTTATTCCCAACATATCCATGAACCACATGTGactgaattgaaagaacttTCTTCCCAGAAACCATGATTTGATACCTTCAAATGTATATACTAAACTTCCAATTCTAGATAATTGCACCTCCTAAAGTCCATATGATCTAACAACAGTAACTCACCCAGCATGACAGATATACTGGAcaatatttttcttcatttcttctttcctgCACCTCTCTCTTCCTCTCTCTTTCAGTTTCTCTTATCTGGTGAGATTCATGTTGGCCCAAGATGACGGATTTACAGATTTTCTGGGCCGCCACAAATAATTCCAGGCGGAGCGAAACTCAGTTTTCTATTTCTTGCAAAGGTTACGTTAAAACTAGAATAATCCAATGTAAgtcaattgaagaacttttgaTTAACATTTGCAGATTTGGATGGtgatattctttgatttaaCAGCTAAATATAGGGCTAAGGCTAGTAAataatttgttcttttgtGTTAAATTTCTGGAACTTGTGAAGCTGTGCGCAGTATGggaaaagaagttgataGCACAATTTATAACATTGGGTATCCTGTTTATGGGGCCAAGTTTCTGGACAATTCCACACTTTTAGTTGCTGGGGGTGGTGGAGAAGGTAATAATGGTATTCCAAATAAGATTTCTGCTTTGAAAGTCGACttccagaagaagaaaattgtgAAACGATTCAGAGAGCTAAGTTTGGACGATAACGATGATTCTCCAACGACTTTGGATTATGCCAATAACGTTATTTTGATAGGTTGTAATGAAGGATCagagaagatcaaatctgGAAAGGGTAACAACCATTTAAGGAAATACGTGTTCCATAATGAAcatttgaagtttgttGCTAGCATTGATTTGGATGGATCAAGTAAGCCAGAAGAGTATACCAAATTGACATATTTATCTCCAGATGCATCTGTAGCGGCCATTGCCTCCTCAAAGGTTCCTACTGTGATTTGTATTGTGAACCCAACAAACTTACGAGAGACTTACGAGGTAGAAACAGGTAACGACGTCAAAGATCTGCATTTTTCTCCAGATGGGAAAGTCTTGAGTTATATTACTGCGTCTACTTTGGAAGTTATGTCTGTCGTTACTGGGAATTTCATCGTTCGTAAGACCGACTTTGATTCtaattggaaaatgtcAAAGATCAGATTTATCGACCAGGACAATGTCATAATCGCTGCCACTTTGGCAAAGGGAACGGGCGTTGTCTTGATAAAAGTTTCCTTGAAAAGCGGTGTTGCAAAAATCGTGAAGTCAAAGATTATTACGAGCAAGTTTAAGGGTGTTACTTCTCTTGATGTCGACCCTTCAGGGAATCTTGTTGCTTTGGCAGGTAACGAAAATTCAGTGGTCATCGTTACGCTCAGAAATTTCCGTATAGTCAAATTTTTTAAACAAGTGCATAACTTTGCCATTACCAGACTTGTATTCTCTCCAGATTCCAAATTACTTGCATCCGTATCTGCTGCAAACACCGTTCACATTTTGAAGGTTGCTCCAAACTTAGCTACGTCACGTTCTTTGATGGAGTCTTTCTTGACATTCCTCACAAACTCGGTTTTGGTTGTAATCAttgcagcagcagcctATTATGTCCACGAGCACAACTTGCACCTCAAGGCATTGGATTTCATGCAAGAGAAGTATAAGAAGTATACGGAGAAAAATGATTCTTCCgattattttgttttacaCGAATATCCACAACAAACTACACTGATCGGCGTTATTAATACTGATTCATCGACCTCTGGCCACTCAGAATCAACCactatttctttccattctGAAAATACTGTAGGTCCAATGGATACTAGCGCTGACGACTTTATTTCATATACAACTGATACTTCTCTTATGGACAGTGGATATACTGTAACTGCTGAAATTTTGGACGATAACATCGTAACGAAAAGTGAACAATATCTTTCCTTGGAATCAACTGAAAAAGTTTCGTTCACTTCTATTATTGATGAGCCTAGCTCAGGAATCATTtatgaaaaaattaatgACGATTCATTGGATCATACGGATGACATAACCACCCATGAAACCGAACCGGAAACAATAGCAGAAGGTCCTTCTGAAATGAaggacgaagaagaatctaaCATCGCAGATGAGCCCTCACTTGAGAAGTCAAATATAGAGGAACCGGTGACGGTCGTAGTTAAACAAGCTAAGACAAGAACCGATTTGGATTTGACTCCTGAAAACATCGACAAAGGTTCCTCTGAATTTTCAATCGAGATTGAAGATATTGTGCCAGAGGAAATCATTATACATGAAAGAACCgacaaagaagaaactgaagttgcaattgaaaaaaCCGAACCATCGATTGACATTCTACCGGAGGAAGCCACTCAACAGGAACAAACCGACCATGAGGAGAATAACATTGGAATAGAAAATAACGTTGAAGTAGCATTAGATATTACAGCTGAGGAAGTTGTTTCACAGGACAAAACTGCGGATGAAGGGCCTGATTTAGAAATCGAAAATGAAGCAGAAATAGCGGCAGACATTATAGCGGAGAAGGTCACTGAGAATAGAActgacgatgaagagaatgatTTTGGAATCGAAAATGAAGCTGAACTGTCAACAGAGCAATCTTCGGAAGAATTAGACACAGAAGCCACTTCTGAAACACTATTGGTTATCACAACCTCTGAAGAGTCTAATGCtattgaacaagatgatgaaaagcAGACAGAAACATCTTCAGAACTACTAATGGTGAGTGATACAACAGAAGCTACATCTTCTGTCGAAGCATCCATCTCATTTAGCGAATTctctgatgatgatattgacaACGTTTCCTCTTTATCCGAATTGATAGAAGAGACATCGAATACAGAAACCGTAGAAACTACATCACTGCTCGTTGAAGATGAGTCCGAGCCATCACTGTACACCAAAGACAATGTAAGCGACACTGCAACAGCAACGGAAATATTGGCATCAAGTGTTGCAGAGGAACTTGAATCTGTTGAGTCAGAAATTGCAAGTGAAGATCATATCTACGTCGCTCATGAAGTCCAATCAGAAGATCATTATCCAGGTACCTCATTACAAGCGGAAGAAGATACCGCTACGCATATCGATCAAATAAAGTCTAACCTTGACGTAGAACTTGTCACATCTACAGTCGTTGTGACAGAAATTGAACTGTCTGTAGCCACTGATAAAACAGAACTCGAAGAATCAGACATTTCATCTGCCGAAAAGGATACAGAAGCTAAATCGAGCTTCTCATCCAGCACTACTATTTCTTCCTCCATTACCAAAACAGCGGATCAGGAAAGCGAATTCATAGTTACTGTTTCCGAAGAATTAACAACATCGGGAAGTTCATAATCGGCGATGGATGATTCAATTGCAGCTGCAGACTTAAACGAGCTTAAGGCTGTCGGTAATATTGAATCAATAGAAGCTTTTGAGTCACCTGTAATCTCTTCGGACATATTGGACACTGAATTAAACCCTACCAACGCTGAAATCGAAGAAAATATTATGGGTGCCCAAAGTGATAGCAATGTCGAGGAAACAAGAGTACAATCAGCCCCATCGCAATCTGGAGGTCGCAATTTAGAGGGAAGAGAAGATATCCTTAATGAATCTCCTGACATCATTCAAGATGAATTATAGATACTATATACTGATATACGataaataatgaaaagttGAGAATATTAGATTCTATTAATTATTCTCTGACGTTTGATCAATCTTTAGTATAGGTTCCGAACTTACTTCTGAGTTCGCATCACTCTTCTGGGAGAGCtcttccttcttcatctttgCAAGTTTATCGGAACGTTGTGCTTCCAATTTTAATGCTTTAAACGTTGACGTGTGATGTCTCATCCAACcttttctatcaaatctATCGCTTTTAAAAAGTTTGATCATGGCACTTATAGCATTAGTACGTTTATTACCCCTGAGAAGGTTAGTTATGCTATTGCTATCAGAAGAATGGTCTGTATTGTGCTTAGCTTCCCAACTGGATAGACGACGTTTAAGTTCATTTTCGTCAACAGGATCAATTGAATCTAAAAAATTACTATTCCATAACATTTCGTAATGCTTGTATCGCGCTACCATTTGCTGTTTGGTGCCATTTGATGGTAGAGCCAAAGAAGCAagcttctgtttcaattgtgTCATAGATAAAGACTGAAAATCCAATCTTGGTAATCTATTTTCCTTTTGCTGCAGCAGCCCAGAATTTAAGTACCTCTCGTTATGGTACGTGatatccttcttttcttttaccTCTAGCAAATGTGAAGACGGCAGGCTAGTCTTCTCTTCTAGTGGTTGATGCGAAGATTCCATCGAAGGGGAGGGTGTACGTTCATCCAAAATCTCAAAAGAATCCGATCTCTCCAAACTACTACCTTTGTTCAAACACTCATCAATATGCGAACCTTCTAATTCTGAAAGCGGCAGGTGCTTGGAGCATATAGGACATTGTGccttcttctcttgccGCTGTGGATGATccgttttctttttcattaaCAACGTTGTTATACCATCatgttttctctttttagTACTTACTGAAGATAAAGATGGGCTATCTGGAGTACCCCTCTTTGTACCTACAGATGTATCTGCCTCGTCAgatattattatttcattatctttttcctcttcctGAGATGATATTGTCAAGTGTTTCTGCAAAGAACCTCGCAGTTTCACGTaacttgaacaaatctCTTGTACTAGAAACTCTTTTTGTAGCATAGACTCAGTGAGGTCACTGAGACATAATGGGCATTTGCTCTCTTTCTGAAGGTACTTTCTTATGCAAATGGAACAGAAACTATGACCGCATGGCGTCAAGACCGATGCCTTTAAAAAATCTTTGCAGATATGACATCGAAGAAGTGAATCGAGGTCAGTAAGTTGCGGAACACTCGTGTGAAGAAAATCACGAGGATTCGATATAGTTTCAGGTACACTTAGCTTCATGACAGTTCTGGTTGATTCCTCTGCACTCCAGCATTTAATGTTTGATACTTTTCAGAAGGTAACTCGGATTATCTGCTTTTAGCTTCTTTTTATCGTATTTTAGTAATTTACAAAGTATGGCATAATATTGAAGCACTATTCAGAGCTAATTAAACAACGATGAAACGAAGTCAGATCAAATAACAAAGCCATATGGTCTATCAGGATAATATCCTTTGATTGTAAATATCGGTTAGAAGGAAATGTAAGAATTAAATATGATTGATATAATGATACATACATTAGCAATAACTATTGCAAATAAAAATACTTTAAAAAGGACACCAATGAATAAAAGAAAGGCGCGTACACTACAATAATTGAACGCAGGAATGAaataaattgaaagaaataaaggAGACAAATAACTCAGCCATATAAAGAAACCCAAGCGTCAGGCAGATTgtgaagaaaaacaaaaaatatGGTCATCGAGATAACGACAGACTCtatatgaaaaagaaagcaaaCATTAGTTCATCCCATCAAAAGGAGGGTCCAAATCGTTTTTTGTTACCTCTTCTCGATAGCTATCTACTTCATCATTGCTGTTACAATGAGCAATCGCCCTTTTCCACACTGAACAAACATCAACACCAAAAAGAATGTTTGATGAATATTTGGAGTGATCAATTAATCCTGATTGACTGGATTCCTTGGGAGAAGTTTGATCTCTGAGACTCAACTTTCGGGGAGAATCAatacatttcttttctgtgTCATACTGTATCATACAATCATCTATAGATTGATTGATTACGTTTCTGAAAAACACTGGTGATGACGCATAATAATCTTCAAATAGACGAGACGGGCTTTGCCAAGTTCTGGTAGACGCCGGTGGGTTCAGACcatctttattgaaatctttaggtgttgaaaaaatattgaatttcAGAGGAGTGACAGAGCTTTCCCTAATAGGTGTCTTTGAATTTTGCTGGTTAACTGATGGCAGCTGCAGCTTGTTCATCGGAGATACGGGTTCAAATGATGTGTTGAAAGAACACGaatattttttgaatttagGAGAAGAGACGGCAGCAACCATTAAATCATCATATTCATGGTTATGTGCACTGACAGAGCGATGGTTAAATTTCAACGGGCCCACCAGATGACTAGAGTCTTGTCTTTTGaccatattttcatcttcgtAATACAGGAAGTCTTTATCCGTAGCCGGAAACTGATGGCTTCCATGACCAGCAGCTTCGGCGTGATCACCTAATCGTGGCGATGAAGGTATATTGGTTATTGAAGTTGATTCTTCGTCACCGTCACTGCTTTGATCCAAGGAAGTATCACCCGCGTCACCAATATCACTCGATTTGTCATCCATGGtagaaattgaaaatgacttatttttccttttcgaCTTATTGTACGAGGCAATTGATGATCCATTAAAACTGGACGTGGTACTGCCAGCTTCATAACCATCATCCAAATTCACACTCTTGAATCTTTGTAGCTTTACCTTAAAATCATCAATGGAAAAactttcatcatttttgaagaacttggaTTCATACCCAGGTTTAATTTCCCAGAAATGTCCCTTCCCGTCCAAAGATTTACCACCTTTAACAAACGCTTCGTTCAAAGACAAGTTGTGCCTAATAGAATTCTGCCAACCAGCATCTTCTCGCTTATAATAGGGGAAATGAGAGGATATCCAATAATATATTTGGGAAAGTGTTAGCTTACCGGTATCTGATTGCAATATCGAAAGAACAATCATCATTGCATAAGAATAAGGCGGTTTCTTATTTGGATCTTGCAAGACAACAACGCGCGAATCATCAGATaaatgttccaaaaactCTTCTACCGTATTGACTCCACTAGAGCGACCTTGATCACTTTTCATTCTCTTGGCGCGCTGCGGTTTAATTGGTGAAGACAACTCTGGTGACAATGGGTTGATTTTCCTCATTTTGTAGTTAGGCGTCCTCGATTCTGATATACTAGACCGATGAGTGAATGAATGTGGAGGGGTCAATGCACCCTGGTCCAATTCATACTGCTCTGCATCTTTCTCATTCCACACCGCTGCTGCTTCCGAATGCAGCTTTTTCCTGTTTAATGCTACATCCTTCAAAGGTTGCCTTTGAGTCTCCGTTCTACTCATATTTCCAGAACTGTTTATAACAAAGTCGCGTAAATGAAAttaattttatcttttcttctttgacGCTTCTTATTAGTCTGATTAATTTCGTTGACTTCAGGATTGAAACTCTTTCTATTGTCGGCCGCTCCTTCTGTTATAATTCTATCATAAACTAGAGTCGGTCTCTAGTAAATAATGTTACTCACGTTATTTCCTTGGTCTTGCTGTGCTTCAATCGTTGTGCATATAAATAAAGCAGACAGACACGCGCACACTAAAAGCTGAACCTCTTTTACTTTCACGTTCGCGTGAaatataatgaaatattatgaaatattatatcaCGGGGATGTCTTTaagccaaagaaaaaaaaaaaggtcCAAATTGTATCAATTTTTTATAGCCTTTCCCTCTATTGCAACAATAATCTCAGGCACGAACTCTACCCGCAACCCAACTAGATTTATAAAACTCCAGTGTGAATATCTGCTCAAATTCGACCTCCTTTTTATTCTGTCCAAGGACTCCCTGTTCTTATGAATGGTTTAAAGTTCAATTTTCAGGGagatactttttttttcgttgCAGTCGCCAAAAAAACTTCCCAAAAAAGAAGACGCGAAAAAATTTGGGCCAATAATCCCCAAAAAGTAACGTGATGGACGCGACGCGAGAAGTGAaatgcaaaaaaaagatacaTCGACCTCAGGTGAGATGAGATGTGATGAGATCAGAATAGTAAGCAGTTAGCGATAAGTGGCCGAAATAACGTAGAAAGGGCTAGTTTCCACAGGTGTGACAGACGTTTCGCGTAAGAGAAGTTCGGGATTGCAGTTTTCTATTATAAACTTTTTTTCGTTCGGTACTTTTCAAAAGCAGGAATAGGACAGCCATTGTTGTATATTCAAGTGTGCGTACATGCAGGAATTTTGGCCAATACCGAGACGGAACGGAAAGTAAAGTTGAAGTATGGTCTTTATCGACTTTTGCCTTTTTTAACTTTGTTGTTTTGGACTTCAATCACTGCTAGCACATCCGGAACAACCACAGTGAATACATTGTTTGAAGGTTACCggttcttttttcttggcCGCGTTGGCTTCGAGGGTAGCTCTTGGTACTCTACATATGCAAGTTTTGCCGTTTGTTGTTTCATTTGACTGTATGCATTGTAAACAGCATAGTTTTTCGTACcccttcttcttccatttgGCTATCAATTGTTTATCGGCGTATTTTTCACGTAGTAGCCACTCGTAAAGCTCTCTAGATATGGCTTTGCGCTTGTAGAACAAATTGTAGACGTATCTGCTTCGTTCGTGGTGGATTTGGAACACTTGCCACGTAGATTCTGTGTTCTTTGTAGAGAGTTTCGAACCCTTTTCGCTTTCCGCTTCCTTCAATTGGATAGCAAATTCGTTTAGAGTGGGAGAAATTTTGTCGAACCCTTCGGGGGCCTTTTTGGTCGCATGAGTTCTGATTCTAGGCATGCTTGGATATTACTTGCGGATGATAGCCGGTCAACCGTGTAATTCACGATAGTTACCAAGCTTATCTCTGCAATATGTCTTTTCAAACTTCTATGGCTAGTTAAATTTTCACAATTGTTCTGTTAAAAGGTAAAGAGTGTTTAGAACGTGACGAGAATGGGCTGCAGAAATGAACTGCATAAAAGCTATCAGCAAGCATGGGTATATTAGTATCCACGAGACGTGTAGAGCCCGAACAGTACACCACTGATGGTTTCGGAATCGATTTAAACGTTGCCAATCCGCTAAGTAAAGCGTTtcacttttgttttttcttttttttcgaACATGTtttataaaaaaaataacgACACCAGCAGGATTTGAACCAGCGCGGGCAGAGCCCAAGAGATCCCTCAAATTAGTTCGAGTCTCTCGCCTTAACCACTCGGCCATAGTGCCGTAAAACAACATTTTCTGTTACTAGGTATATTGATATCTTCGGGGAGTTAGTTCAGATTTGTACACTCTATTCATGCGCTGTTGCGGATTACTGTGTTACTGAGAGTGGAAGTATGAAGGTCACCATTCCAAAGAAGTacataaaacaaaaaatataaaaactATCACCGTTTTTAATATTAAGGCGGTTTCCATATGTTAAATTAATTATTAAGTAAGTGCGCAATATATCTATATAATTAGATGTGCAACATGTCATAAATCATAGCGGCTTTTGTTATTAAATTCAGAGGTAATAAACactttatcatcatcatctgagAATTTGCATTTTAATTTCCGTATAGGGTTCGACGTATTGGTCGGTCTAAAATGTaattatttttattttaagTTTGCTGCTGGGTATAAGTAAAACCCAGTTAAAAAATTGCGTATAAAACTTTAGCAATTGTCATCCTTGAAAACATGAATTGGGTAGAGTTATTGAGTATTCTAAATTTACCTGTTGTTCATGCGATTCTTCAACCAATCTTTCCACATGAAAATGGCCATTTCCCAAGCCATAAAAATAGTGACAAATCCAACACTTAAGTTGAACGTGAACATTGGGGTAAATCCTCTGTATTCCATCGCTTCAACGATTTGATCTGTAGATTCCATAAATACCAAACCACCACAAATGAGACAGAACGATGTGATCAATTCAGTAAATGGTCTTGATGGATTCAGATTTTGGTTTGGAACTAACATCAATAAGATAAAAGTAAAAATTCTGAAGAATGAACCATAAGACAATAAGTAACCCCATTGGACATGAATGTTGGTAGATGTAGCAGAGGCTTGTTCGTGTTGAGACATTAAGATACCCGTCCAAAAGATTGTAAATGCTGGGAAAGGATTTGGAGAATAACCTGGGAAACCAGAATGGATAACATTTGGCTGAATGTTAGTATGTTTTAATACGTGGTTGAATCTCCAGTCACTTAGTTTTATTTCTGCCAAAAGACCACAAAAGCCACAACCAATAAACATGAATGCAATAGAAACATGTTGCAAGTCTTTAGCTGCCCATTCTCCACCTGGATTTGACAAATGCTCCAAAAATACGTTTGTACAGCCGTAAAATGcaatcaagaaagattcaaaaaattcCATTGTGATGCCGCCTTGGGGCGCAATTTTGAACCATAATGAATTGGAATCTATTTGGttcttgaaaataataatctTGTTCCATGCCCAACCATTGTTGACACCAAAACCACAGTAACGAGCTAAAGACAAAATACCCAAGGACACAAAGACACCACCTTTAATCCAATGTGCtaacaaattgaaaactcTATTTCCTTCACCCAACAAGTTACCTACTGCGAGACCAGTTGGGatataaacaaaaaagaataataacATTGGGTAATTTGTACAATGGAATAAGAAGGAGAAAACTCTGGAAAAGTTTCTTGCCACTGATTGTAGAGCAGAggatttgaacaatttggCCAAGTAAGTATCTCTTTTGATCGATGATTTACTTTGATGTCTCAACTGGAACCCTTCAGATTCCAATAGCCTTTGTTCCAAATCCAGGTTCTTACTTAAGTCTTCCTCTCCCATATCGAAGGAGTTTGAGTCATCACGATACTTGCCATTTCTTAGATCATCATGATGTTTACCATGAGGGTCGAATAAGGTAGTAGTTGGTGATCCAACAGAATCTCTTGGGTCGTAAGACATTCTTTTATCTTGACGGtgttgttcttcatcatcgtctgAATGTGTGTCGTTATAGTTTTGCAACGGAGTTAAGCTTCCTTCCGCAGTATAGTCGTCGAGTTCGAAACGCAAGTCACGGCTGTAATCGTGGCCTGAGATCCATTTACTCGTTCTTACAACAACAGCACTTACAAAATGAACTATGGTCATCACAAATAAGATGTATGACATCGGACGGTATGCATTCTTTGGGTACCAAGTCTCTGGAAAAGACGAACTGAAAATAGAAAGACTTATCAAAGATGTAAGTAAAACCATATCGTAGATGGAAAGCAGGGGCAAATACCATCCCGAGTCAATATTGTTCAAAGCAATGCAAATTGGGTAAATAAAGACTGCTGCAATGGTCAGTGTAATAACATGAGTCCAAAAAGCGCCTCTGTTTCCCTTATCGGTAGTGAAAAATGTGGTGGAATTGTAACTTTCCCAGTATAGTTTCTCGGCAGGAGTCAACTCTGTTTCCAAAATCGGAAGACCATGCATGTGCATAACCTCATGTGCTACTGGAGTTACTGTAGAGAGATCTGTAGTTGTAGTGATACTAGGATGAACATGGGATTCGACTTCTCCCATGTTCATATTCATATCACGTCTGTCAACCGCCGAAGCGCTTGACACAGTAGCAAAAAAGACTAATAACCAATTTGAGATCTTCATTGTCAGTGTGAGGTATTATGGTTTCCACAAGTCTAGGTATGCTTTTCTTGATGGATCCAGAAAGTGACTATCGGTTATTATACCGGTGATGAGCTTTAAGGGAGAAACGAATATGACTGTTTCTTTTACcctttgtttcttttcttaaAAAATAAGGGCTCTTTATTGCTGATCTTCCACAGTTAAGAGTTTTCAACCTTTTCAAGCTGTTTTTCGATGCTCTTTGAGATATAAACTATAGTGAAGGAAAGAGAGACGGTCAATCGGTGCTTCAGAACAGTTGAAAGTTGTTCTTAAAACCTGGATACAGTTATCACTTTACTTATCTTCAGCAAAGCCCTATCCTGCAGAAAAACTGTATTATGTTTCTTTCTGATTTATCAATTTCCCTTTAAATACAGAGATACCCTTAAAAATTTTCCCCTTCTCAATTAATAAGCCTTAATGTAAGATTTTCGAGTAAAAAAGGGAAGATTTGGATGTAGGTCAAATG
This window encodes:
- the RAD18 gene encoding E3 ubiquitin-protein ligase RAD18 (similar to uniprot|Q75EN0 Ashbya gossypii AAR049C RAD18 Postreplication repair ubiquitin-protein ligase E3 RAD18 and weakly similar to YCR066W uniprot|P10862 Saccharomyces cerevisiae YCR066W RAD18 Protein involved in postreplication repair binds single-stranded DNA and has single-stranded DNA dependent ATPase activity forms heterodimer with Rad6p contains RING-finger motif) → MKLSVPETISNPRDFLHTSVPQLTDLDSLLRCHICKDFLKASVLTPCGHSFCSICIRKYLQKESKCPLCLSDLTESMLQKEFLVQEICSSYVKLRGSLQKHLTISSQEEEKDNEIIISDEADTSVGTKRGTPDSPSLSSVSTKKRKHDGITTLLMKKKTDHPQRQEKKAQCPICSKHLPLSELEGSHIDECLNKGSSLERSDSFEILDERTPSPSMESSHQPLEEKTSLPSSHLLEVKEKKDITYHNERYLNSGLLQQKENRLPRLDFQSLSMTQLKQKLASLALPSNGTKQQMVARYKHYEMLWNSNFLDSIDPVDENELKRRLSSWEAKHNTDHSSDSNSITNLLRGNKRTNAISAMIKLFKSDRFDRKGWMRHHTSTFKALKLEAQRSDKLAKMKKEELSQKSDANSEVSSEPILKIDQTSENN
- the BUD17 gene encoding putative pyridoxal kinase BUD17 (similar to uniprot|P53727 Saccharomyces cerevisiae YNR027W BUD17 Protein involved in bud-site selection diploid mutants display a random budding pattern instead of the wild-type bipolar pattern); amino-acid sequence: MVSGKKVLSIQSHVVHGYVGNKAATFPLQCKGWDVDALNTVQFSNHPAYGFLSGFKSRSEDLERIIQDGLLSGLKIHYDAVLTGYLPDTQGLKKIGALLVKLCNDDPSLKWILDPVLGDNGKLYVPEDTVDIYKQILKDGSVYLATPNQFELEVLTGTVIADLNSLKNALNKFHVLYPKVRYLVVTSVNWPSSADDDSFVSACTDFTEYWYFNIPKINAHFSGSGDLFSAIIMDLLLSSETVELPLALNSALSLVDGVLRRTYDLTSKPAQSDDTPFKINDLKIIQCKDLFRSYPVPNFVAHKL
- the SED4 gene encoding GTPase-activating protein SED4 (similar to uniprot|P11655 Saccharomyces cerevisiae YNR026C SEC12 Guanine nucleotide exchange factor (GEF) glycosylated integral membrane protein of the endoplasmic reticulum important for the initiation of transport vesicle budding from the endoplasmic reticulum through activation of the GTPase Sar1p), whose amino-acid sequence is MGKEVDSTIYNIGYPVYGAKFLDNSTLLVAGGGGEGNNGIPNKISALKVDFQKKKIVKRFRELSLDDNDDSPTTLDYANNVILIGCNEGSEKIKSGKGNNHLRKYVFHNEHLKFVASIDLDGSSKPEEYTKLTYLSPDASVAAIASSKVPTVICIVNPTNLRETYEVETGNDVKDLHFSPDGKVLSYITASTLEVMSVVTGNFIVRKTDFDSNWKMSKIRFIDQDNVIIAATLAKGTGVVLIKVSLKSGVAKIVKSKIITSKFKGVTSLDVDPSGNLVALAGNENSVVIVTLRNFRIVKFFKQVHNFAITRLVFSPDSKLLASVSAANTVHILKVAPNLATSRSLMESFLTFLTNSVLVVIIAAAAYYVHEHNLHLKALDFMQEKYKKYTEKNDSSDYFVLHEYPQQTTLIGVINTDSSTSGHSESTTISFHSENTVGPMDTSADDFISYTTDTSLMDSGYTVTAEILDDNIVTKSEQYLSLESTEKVSFTSIIDEPSSGIIYEKINDDSLDHTDDITTHETEPETIAEGPSEMKDEEESNIADEPSLEKSNIEEPVTVVVKQAKTRTDLDLTPENIDKGSSEFSIEIEDIVPEEIIIHERTDKEETEVAIEKTEPSIDILPEEATQQEQTDHEENNIGIENNVEVALDITAEEVVSQDKTADEGPDLEIENEAEIAADIIAEKVTENRTDDEENDFGIENEAELSTEQSSEELDTEATSETLLVITTSEESNAIEQDDEKQTETSSELLMVSDTTEATSSVEASISFSEFSDDDIDNVSSLSELIEETSNTETVETTSLLVEDESEPSLYTKDNVSDTATATEILASSVAEELESVESEIASEDHIYVAHEVQSEDHYPGTSLQAEEDTATHIDQIKSNLDVELVTSTVVVTEIELSVATDKTELEESDISSAEKDTEAKSSFSSSTTISSSITKTADQESEFIVTVSEELTTSGSS